The genomic segment TACATGCCTAAGAGCTTTGCATATCATTTATGTGTCAACAGTCTCTTTATAGCCTTTTCCCATTTTCCTattaggtttttttctttcttttccctctttgaATTGAAGTAACTCTCTTGATATATTTGGGAAATTAGTCCTTTGTCAgtattttttctctattctttgtcttttgttgtgtttttcctGTTTTCATATAATCAGatttatcaatcttttctttTGCGTTTTCTGAGTTTTTGTGCCCTAATTAGAAAACCTTCCTTACCATAAGGACTAAAGAACAAAAAActcccatattttattttttagtgcttttatgatttcaaaatatatgtttaaatttgGGGTCCATCTtgagtttgtgtgtatgtgtgtgtaaattgTGAAGTGGATAGAATTTTTTCAGATAGTTCCCACTAAACCTTTATTTGTTACAttttcaatcaaaatatattaactcatttttttttcctcaattttAGGGAAGTCTTGAGATTTTTTCTGGACTGGGACTAGTGCTAGGGCCTCCTTTAGGTGGCTTCTTGTATCAATCCTTTGGCTATGAGGTGCCTTTTATTTTGCTTGGATGCATAATTTTGCTGATGGTACCATTCACCATGTACATTTTACCTAGTTATGGTAAGACTATATTTGTTACTCACTTTAAGAATCTTTTGGTATTTGCATGCCTTTGTAGATCAATTTAATGTAtactcacttttattttatataatcaaTGGTAGATTTTTAGAGCACCCTGAAATAACTGATTCTGTTTTTCAGAAAAATCCTATAGGCAATCAGTTGATATAAATGTCTATACATCAGAAATTTTTCTGACCTTTAGAACtagcaaatatttaatttctgatCATAAAACATAGCCATATGCAGTGCCAACCAAAGGTCATCTTGGACTTAATTAAAGATTCAGAATGACAAGTTACATGTACCACACATGGCACTATCTTCTTAGAAGGCCACATAAGATAGGAGGGCAAGGTCACACCTTCCTTCCCAGTGGTCCTTGCAGCTACCTGTGCAACACAGCCAGGTGCAAGGACACCAGGCCACAGCAGGCAGTGATGGGAGTCATCCTGGCTTCAGAGCTTCATGCCCAAAGGAGTTAGCATATCCTGTAACAACTCCATGGCACCACTTCCAGGGCCTCCACAATCACACTCAGGGAGGCACAAATACCTCACCAGGTACTTACAGTTTGTTTATAGTTCCTTCAGTTCAAATGAAATTCGCCAGGCCAGGGTACTTTGTATTGTGAGCAAGATTGCCTCGTAACACAGTTGGCCTTTTATCCTTGTCAGCTTACTAGGGGAACAGAGCAAGAGTTCACATGGGAGCTGGAGAGACAGAGCGAGAGAGGCACCATCATTCACCCTGAAACATACGGCGGGGCCTGTCCTCTTCCTAAGACCAGTAACACGGCAGCCAGGGTGGTTTCTATAGACCAGCGCCTAGGCCGTGCTCCCACTCGGGTGTCAGATGAACACTCAACTGATAACTAAGCAACTGACACCACGTCAGATTCTCATGCAGCAGGGAAAGAGTTTTATTGACCCTTTATCGCACTGTATAAAGAAAAAAGACCTTGCTTATAGTTAAAGGTAGGACATGGCATTGAGAACTTCTGTGATTGGGTGCTGGACTGGCCCCAACATCTGTTACTCCGTGAGTCCCAGCctgctctcctcctttcctcccctcatgCCCGATCTTGGTATCCTTTGCAGCCCCCTCTAACCGCCACCAGCCTAGTTGCGTGGTACTTGTTTCTCTCATATTTGTCATTCCTCAATTAAAATTTCCCTGCATCTTCATTGAACTTAAGAAAGCCCAGCTAGCTGTATTTTTATGAACAAAATTGGTTTGACAAACTTACTCTTCATCTACAGAAGGACCTTTTAGTTAGATTGAGTGGgagaaaatggtataaaaatttcTAAGACTGATAGTGTTAAGGCTGTAAGTATGGCcattgagtgatttttaaaattattgctttaGGAGAGCTTAAAGATAGAAGCTAGaaaattaactctttttttttttattttgttgacattAGCAGACTTTTGTGTTCTACTCCACTCATTTATCTCCTACTAGACGCCCAGACAATGTGACTTTAGCTTTGGGTGGCTAAGAGTCAGCTATGATCCCAACCTCTCCCTCATCCTTTATATCTGTTCATCAAGTCCTCTCTTCTGTACTGCTCTAAAGAAATATTTCTGACACAGTCATGGACATGTCAATCTTCctattaaaaattcataaatctATAACATGTGAGCTTTATCCTGAAAGCCATTAAAAGCTGTTGTTAGATTTCAGCAGGGGAGTCACGTGCGCTGGAGTATGTCTCCCTGCCATGCTGACTGCCCTTATTTATCCTTCAAAACCCAATTTGTTACCTCTTTCGGCAAGTTTTTCTGAACCTTCTCAATTATTAGATCAAATGCCGAGTAAGTACTGCCACAGTGCTCAGTATTTTTTCTGCTCCCTCACACCTGAGGGTTACCCCACTTCCCCATCTCTACAGGGAGCTTGCTGTGGCAGGTGTTGCCAAGCAGGGAATCGCACCCCTCTAAGAAGAATATATCAGAAttggggagagcagagagagtaCCCGAGCAGCTTGACAGAGCGCCCCAGGTAATTCTGCTGTGTGCCTCTTGAAGCAATTATCACTCTAAGTTTTCATTATTTGAGCTTCTTCAACAGCTTCATTAAATTCATTATATGTTTGTTTTCACAGACATTCTTAGTATTTTGGTAACCCCGTTTCACACTTTGGATTTAGAGAAGGGACCATTTATGCCACAACAGTTTGTCTTATACCATAACTTCATAATACCTTTTATATGCACCATAAATTTAACTGATTTAAGTCggtattttatcatttatatctTAAAGGTGACTAGTAAATACCTTTAATATATAATTCAAAGTTCACACCAAGTAGTCTGCCTGCCGGCACTACCGCACGGAGCCACATGGTGGTGCTCGACCTCTTTCTAGTCTGACTGCAGGCTCCCTTAGTTGAGTGGCCTGGGCTGTACTCAGGTTTATGGTGAATATTTGGCTAATAATTAAGATACTAACACCACGGTTTAACTTTATCTCTCATATTTTGACAAAGTCTAAATGTAGCACTTATAAAAAAGCTGAACCACTCTCTGCTTTTTTCGTACTTTGCTCCATACTGGATCATTATTCAACAAGAATGTATTGAGTAATGAACCATGGTGGGTGCTATTGGAGAAATGAGGATATACAAGTGCTGATCCTGGCTCTCAAAGACCATGCTCATCCAAACTCGGCCAGGGTCACCTGTGGCCCGGATCACTGCAAAAGGCTCTAACTGGTGCCCCTGTCTTCCTTCTCCACGAGGCCATAGAGAGGCCTCTTTCAACCACAGATCTGAGTCTCGTCCTTGTTTGAAATCCATAGAGATTTCTTAGGTTTCTTAGCATATTTTACAAAGTTCTGCATAATCTTATCTCCACATTCTTCTGCAGTATGATCTCTCCCCATTGCATAGGTATCCCTGACTCCAGTATGCCCGGATTAGTCTTTGGTCCTCTTTGCTTGCTCATATCAAACTTATCCTTTAGGCACCAACTTAGATATTACTTTTGGAAATCCTTTTCTATATATTGTTTcctggtgctgtgtgtgtgtgtgtgtgtgtgtgtgtgtgtgtgtgttttaaggaaaTGCTCGCATGTGTGCCAATAGATACCCTCTTAACTCCATCCTACCTTTCTTCACTTTTCTCTCAGGATAGAGTTTGTCCTCTTTGCCTTTGCCAAGCATTTTGCATGGAACCTGGCTCAGCAAAGATTTTCtttagtaaattaattagaagatagGAAAGCCATCACACAATACCAAACAATGATGAAAATGAATTATAGCTTAAGTGTTAAAAGATATGGCATAGGCTTGAAGTGCAGCAGGAAACTAGAGAAAGGTAAAATTTGTGGAATAATCAGGGCCATAACCAGACCTTACAAAGTGAATAGATTTGAAAAATTATtaggggaaaaagaaaggagtcATAGAATATGAATGGAGGCTTGGAAACAACCGTGCCTGGTACTGGGAACCGGGAAGTAGTGTAGGGAATGGTGGGAAAAGGAAGGTTGGCAGCCAACTGACCTTGAAAGTCAAATGTACTTTACACATGATTCAGTAGCACTGCATTCAATCCAGGGTTTTCTTTGCCAGCAGAAAATAAATTGTTGCGTTCTTTGATGAACTCCAATTCCTCCTCAGCACACACACATTGTTCCTTGATGAAGGATCTGCATTTCCCCATGCACAAAGTTAAACCTTACAGATTCTTTATTCCATCTGGGAAAGGACACGCTTGCCTCTAGGTAATAACCTATAACCTATGACCCCTTCTTCTCCTCACACTCTGATTCCTTTTGAACCTGAGACATTATTTTTTAGGAAAACTGAATGTGGCCTCTAGGTTTGAATAACTTCTGCAAACATAGGTAATAAGCAACTTTAGGCAAACTCAGAGGTGCAGTTATTTTGATGACCAGATGATGATGGCCTTACCAATGTTAGTTTTCATAAGAGGTTAAATGATAGTTAAGTAATTTTAATTACTCcaatttctgttttcattttactcAGAGGAGTCTAATCCAGGTCAACACTCATTCTGGAAACTCATCAGTTTACCCAAGGTCGCGCTCATAACCTTCATCATCACCTCGCTCAGCGCCTGCTTTGGCTTCCTTGACCCtattctgtctctctttgttctGAAGAAGGTAAGCAGCCTGATTGCTGAAGAGCTCCACGTTGTAGGAAGTAGACATAATTGCTTGCCTTGGGGCCCTGCTGGGTGAGAAGTTCTCTGAGTGGCTGCAATAAATAGGCAGAATAAGAACTGCACAGTGAGGTAGCCTGTACCTTTGTTTGATGTCCCTGTAACTAGGGGTCTGATTCTGTGTAAATGAAGGAAGCCTTTCACTAAGTGGCTCAAACATTTTTCTCGTTCTTTCCAAGGCCAAGCTCGAGTCATCAAAGGTCTGGCTTGTGTATCATCCTGGCTGCTTAATAAGGACACCTTTTCTCTGCCTGTTTGAATTTCAGTGGGGAGCTTGGGGTACCCATTGGCTCATTTAATGTGAGGTGTCCTCCCTGAATCCACTGACTTTTTAGGCTATCGCATAGAATTGAATGTCTAGAGGCTATATTATATGTAGGATTGGAGGGAGGACCCCAGAGCCTCTCCATCTTTTTAGTGCTGAGAAATAAATACTGAATTCTAAAAGTTTCTTACCATagaaatttgttttttagatatttttgaaaaagattaTTAATAATGCAATAAAGTATATTACCAAGCCTGGTAGTTAATGATACTAGAGAATTAATGTGTCAACAATGACTTTATGTGAAGCCCTAGAATTAAAAAAGCACAGTTATCAGAAATACCACCCCGTGAAGTCACTAAAGCCAGTTTTGGGTGTGTAAACTACCCCAAAAGATAAACTTGGGGCTGTAATTGTAATGCATGGCCCAAGGTTTAGAGAATAGAATACCACACTTAAGCAGTGAGCATCCAGGAGTAACACATAAGAAAACTGTTCTATGTTTGTGATGACACATCCCATTCACATCAATAATGTGTTCTTTAAGAGTCCTTTTCCTGCCCCAGGACGTTGTGTCTAAAAGTTGGTAACCATTTTTTGGTAAACCTAAGTCACTATTGTCTATCTTATAAGAAAtctttagaaatgtattttcctatgatttttttttacctttcttctgACTTCTTATCAGTTGTTTGAACTGGTGGTTTGCTGCCAGTCCTGGTTTCCCAGCCTTTAGGGGAGGAGGGCTCCACCTTGTCCCCTCCCAGTTGTAATATCAGAAGAGGGCATATCTGGCTTTTGTATCTtgcttttatctttaaaacactaatttttagcatgagttaatatttgtcataaacattgttaaaatgtagCCTGGCTCGTAATTAAATCTCCTGGGCTTAATTTAGAAAATTAGTTAAAGATATTGAGGAgaattgcggggggggggggggagggagaaaggcattTGTATCATATTGGTAATAGTAACAGTATCAGAGTTATGTGGTAGCTTACTGTTTCAAAGCCTTTTAAAATGTGTCATACCattgaagtatttatttaaatattgctaTCCCTTTGAGATGGGTAGAATAGATAATATCATCAATGATTTTTATATCTGTGCACTCAGTCTGTGGACAGTCAGCATCACCTGattgcttgttagaaatgcaaattcctagACTTTTTGAATAAAACATTCTAGGCTTAGGGCCCAAGAACCTCTCTTAATAAATTCTCCAGGTAAATTTTATGCACTTAAAGTTTGCAAAATATTCATTTACATGTAAAAACCTATGattcatagaaacaaaattatatgtttattgTCAAGTGTTACAAAGCAAAAATCTAGGACATCTGACCTCTGgttaggtgtttgtttttttcccctcatgaaGAAAAAGTAATCCATTGACCAATTGACAAAGTGAAGACAAAAATTAGGAAGGATACTGAGTGTTATTAATAGACTGATGGTAGATAACAAGAGCTGAAGAAAtggtaaacagaaaaataaatgtttattttaaaaatgacttaatcATGTACTTTTAATACAAGATTTCTTTTACAGTTTAACCTACCAGCTGGACACGTAGGACTGGTATTCCTGGGTTTGGCACTATCCTACACCATTTCTTCACCACTCTGTGGTCTACTAAGTGATAAAATGCCAGTATGTACACTTAATTTATGTTTAAGAATTGCTTTTGTATGTTTAGACCAGTAGTTTTCCAACTGTACCTCTAGAGCTCTAGAGGTCCATTGATTAGAAttgatatattcttttatttttaaactagaggccctgtgtacAGGAGAGCCTTTTGCCATCACCACTGCCCTGCAAGccgtgagcctggtttctggctgagcggcgcccccgctgtgggagcacactgaccaccagggggcagctcctgcattgagcgtctacctcctggtggtcagtacacatcatagcaaccagtcgttctactgttcagtcaatttgcatattagccttttattacataggatttccACTTCATTAAGGTGTAATTGACAAAATGATAGGATATTTAAAGTGTAAATCATGGTGAATTGTTATATGTATATTGTGAAAGGAGTTTCTCCATCTAATTAATtagcacatccatcacctcacctaTTTATCTTTTTGGGGGaggtgagaacatttaaattctaatatattcaatttttcGAACTGATGGAGAGGTTCCAGTGTGAGGTTCCACTGACTTACAACCTGAGCAGGTTCACTTTGCGTTAGACTTTCTAAAGATAAAAAGCtactttaatacaaaaaaaaatggattGACTTTAATAATTAGGTCAGAATTCCAGAGGTTTTGGGTCTTGATCCAACAGAAAGGAGATAATTTAGTTTTCCTGTGGGAGTGAAGACCTTGGCCACATCAGTATGCATTGGTTATCCCCCTGACGGAAAGTCCCTTCTATTCTCCTTTAACTAGGTCTAAACCATTCATTCCAGATAACTAATTTACCAAACTAGTGCTGTTAGCCAACTTTTAAGCTTCTATGGCATTAGTGCTTATTTGTCAAGATCTAAAATACATGGAGATTACTAAGAAAAGCAAGTGTCTTAAACAGTGTTTTAAGCTTGGTTTTAAGACATAGTCTTACATATAACTGAGCAGCTATTATATCCCTATAATTTTTAGCCTGCATTCAAGTAGTGTATAAGGAATAATTTTAGTGGGTActtttttaataatgtaaaatttCCAGATGTTTTACCTGCTTGTTCCTTGTAGTGACGCTTTTTAAATTGTTAGATTTGAACTATTTCATCATGTACAAATCTTCCATCCATTCCCTTTGCCAGGAATCCTTGTTTTTGCATACTCGCTGTGTTTGGGTCTATTGTCCTTGCTTTTGTATTTACTGCCTACCTATTTTCTCTTAaatgtagaattttattttcttcaatatatttggattttttaatatcatGACTTACGCtcatcagtgatttttaaaaaatattccttgatCATGGAGGGTTTTAAGAGTTTCTTTGGTCCCTTTCTTTATCAGCATCTAAGGAAATGGTTTCTGGTTTTTGGAAACATAATCACAGCAGGATGCTACATGCTGTTAGGACCAGTCCCAGTCTTGCACATTCAAAGGTaatcttttcttctctgtaattTTGGTCAAATagcattaagattttttttttaatttggtgtgATATTGGTATCTCTTAGTATTTCAAACCTTATTATCAAAATAATTACCTTGGTTTATGATAGTATTGAATTACTCGTTAGACTGACAGTATTTATCTTACTAGAAGCTAGCAGTGGTACAAGCAAACAGGAATGCATAAGATCTGtatcaaatgagaaatatgcttATTCTTCCTTTGTGTTTCAACATCACACTTTTTTGTTAACACTTGTCTTTAGTTgatacttaaaatgtttttttgttttaaggaagggagggaccaaatgtggttgttttttttttttgtttgtttgtatcatCCTTAGTATGTAGTAGCTGCTCAGTAaagcttgttttttgttgttttttaatattcttattgattttagagaagaagagggagggggagatttcagagagagattgaaacatcaatgatgagagagaatctttgattggctgcctcctgcatgccccctactggggaccgagccagaAATACAGGCTAGCCAGTGAGCCAATCCCCAAACACCAGATAAGGTTGACTATGCAGCCCCAGCCAATCagatattttttagttttctcttcccttttctttattctttatgctATCAAAGCTTCCTGCCTTCTGTCCCCTTTTGCAGTCCTCAGAAAGGAGACTGTTTTTATCACCTAAATTGTCTTCATTTGGAAACAGTACTGATATCACAGGGATGCTGCAGTGTTCAGTGAGGTAATGGGTGCTAAGTAACTGGCATAGTGCTCCGCGTGGTACAAATACTAGTTTCCTGTCACTTGACCACCTCCTTCTCTGACATTTTTTAGTCAAATGAATTTCAAAGCCAAGCAATTGAAGGAAAAGCATTAGCATTGGTGTTTTCACCAGTTTTGAAAGGATTTTGCAGGTGATATAAGGCAAGTTGACTCCAGACATGTGATATATGTGACAAAAGACATTGAGATAGCAGAATGaattgacccccacccccaagtataAGGAGCTAAAGGATGCGGTCACTGAATGAAATGTGACCAGATGGGAATGAGGACAGACCAGGCCTGGAATCTGTGAAAGGAACTTCTCGGGGATCCCGCCTGCCCTCCTTATCATGAAGCTTTGTGTCTCTTCAAAggctaatttttgtttttctcccaaactctTTTGCAGTCAACTGTGGCTGCTGGTGCTGATGTTAGTCGTCATTGGCATTTCCTCTGGAATGAGTATAATCCCAACTTTCCCGGAGATTATCAGTTGCGCCCAGTAAGTTACTTTCATTCTGTGAagagctgtatttttaaaaaatatatttttattgatttctgggaggaagggagagggagagagagatagaaacatcaatgatgagagagagagtcattgatcggctgcctcctgcacaccccacaccggggatcaagcccacgaaccatgacctcctggttcacgctggccaggcaagagCTGTATTTTAAACAGGCTTTCGTGAATTTCTCAATTTTGTGAGATTTTggacgtgtgtgtgtttttttttttcacaatattATATCTTTATGATATCATGTCACACACTATAGTGATATAAATAGTATGTGCAATAATGCAATAGTATAAATGATAATGTATATAGTAATAGCTAAACTGGGTTGTGGATAGAGGCTTAGCTTGGTTTATGTACAGATACACATTTAAACAACCAAAGCAAAATACAAAAGCCTTGGTATTATTCCTCTCTCGTGGAGGAGGTCCATCCAAGAGCATAGAGTGACCAGGTAAAAGGATTCTAGTACCAAATCCAATGCCTGAGGGGTTTTCCAAGCCATTCTCTCATACCAGCTGGGTGGCCTACAATTCAACTCAGTTCTGACACTGACCACCCAGAGACAGCATCAGATTGCACAGGGTTAGGGCTCAGTCCCTCAAGACTgtccccacttcagatgccagtctTGACTGCCTGGCTGTCAATCACATGTTCCCATGATCCCCTCCTTGGATTTGATTCATTTACTAGAGCAGCTCACTGAACTCCAGAAACCAATTTACTTCCTAGATTATGTTTATTAACAAAGGATAATAAAGAGTAGGAAttaacagccagatgaagagatacacATGGCGggctcctaaacaaaggagttcctGTGCTCATggggcctgggccctgcaggTTGGCAGGTGTAAGCGTTCCGGTTCACCAACCAGGAAGTTCTCTGAACCCtatccttttgggtttttatggaagTTTTACTGCTCCGGCATGGTTGATTAAATCGTCGACCACTGGCaattgattcaacctccagcccaGAGGTGAATGGTATGGAGGGGTGAGGGTAGGGGAATTGCAAGTTTCAATCCTCTAATCACAGGAACAGCTCTCCTGGCAACCGGCCACCATCCTTAAGTgttttccaaaagtcacctcattaaaataacaaagactTCTATTGCTTTCAATCAGTTAGGACATTTCAAGGATTTTAGGAGCTGTGTGTGCCAGAAATGAACTAAGACCAAACATgtatttcttataataaatcCCAATACCACACCAGGCATTTGTCACTTGGCCAGCAGTCTCCCATTTAGCAGGCTTGATGATGTGGAACACAGCGTGAACTTGAGGGAGTTTATCCCTTCAGggagaacattggcctgcaggctgTGTCAGTCAACATCTGCCCCAGGAAGAAGGAGCTGCCCCTGCATTTTCTAAAAGTCGCCCATTGTTCCCTTTAAATGCTCATCTCATTTTAAGAATTTCTT from the Eptesicus fuscus isolate TK198812 chromosome 10, DD_ASM_mEF_20220401, whole genome shotgun sequence genome contains:
- the SLC18B1 gene encoding MFS-type transporter SLC18B1 isoform X6, with product MIFGCYALFELLASLFFGKYLVQIGAKFMFVSGMFVSGGVTILFGLLDQVPDGPIFIAMCFLVRITDAISFSAAITASFSILAKAFPNHVATVLGSLEIFSGLGLVLGPPLGGFLYQSFGYEVPFILLGCIILLMVPFTMYILPSYEESNPGQHSFWKLISLPKVALITFIITSLSACFGFLDPILSLFVLKKFNLPAGHVGLVFLGLALSYTISSPLCGLLSDKMPHLRKWFLVFGNIITAGCYMLLGPVPVLHIQSQLWLLVLMLVVIGISSGMSIIPTFPEIISCAHENGFEEGLSTLALVSGLFSAMWSVGAFMGPTLGGFLYERIGFEWAAAVQGLWALTSGLWMGLFYLWEYSRRRRRSKLQNIPGTEEEQSALLPDENQP